The nucleotide sequence GAGAAGGGCCTCTAAATTCCTTTTGTTATCTGACATATGCTTTGTCCAAGAGGTTTTCTAATAAGACAATTTGTTGTATATATTTTTCCTGATAAAATTAATATCTCCTTTGAGAATTTAATATGTGGATTTCGATGCAAATTGGTTAAAAATCCAAATGCCATAAGCTACAACACACTTCTTCCCTAGATATTTTCATAATAATGAGACGACATATTAATATCAGATGTATTTATTCTCCATTATCAGAAATTAAATCCTTGCAAGCAAAGCGATATACGTACTATAATTCAAATGGAATTAAAAACGAGCAGAATAGATCCCCAGTTAAAGAAACAGACAAATTGTGGATTGATATAAGCGATCCTTTGTCCGAAGATCTGAAATCCATTGCAAAAGAATTTGATCTCGATGAAGACAGTCTAAGACGGATTAGTCAAAAAACTGAGATTGAATATAAAGATTAGAGGTGATCATATTATTGAAGTGTCACTTAGGTAAAGTAGCCATAGTCACTGGTTCAAGTAAAGGGATTGGATTTGCGATAGCAAAGGAGCTCTCAGAAAGAGGACTTATAATCATAGTCTGTTCTTGAAATCTGGATCAATCGAAGTCGGCATCTGCAAAGATGAGCGGTACATCCCTTGCACTCAAAGTCGATGTTAGCGATGAATAAAGCGAAAAAAAATATCGAAGACATTATAAACAAATATCAGAAAATTGAGATCTTGGTAAATAATTCCGGTTATCCATTTGACGACATCAAATGGAACAAAAAATACATGAGGTATCCGATTATGAGATTGAAAAGATAATTAAAGTCGACTTGCTTGGGTCAATAAGACTTTGTCGATCTGTCCTTCCAGTCATGATGCAAACATCATCTACCAAAAATCAAAGTAGCAACATAACAGGTCCTGGAGGAATGGGCGGTGTAA is from Candidatus Nitrosocosmicus arcticus and encodes:
- a CDS encoding SDR family NAD(P)-dependent oxidoreductase, whose translation is MKCHLGKVAIVTGSSKGIGFAIAKELSERGLIIIVCS
- a CDS encoding SDR family NAD(P)-dependent oxidoreductase; this encodes MEQKIHEVSDYEIEKIIKVDLLGSIRLCRSVLPVMMQTSSTKNQSSNITGPGGMGGVIINISSTPAISGNAGGFPHSIAKSGNITLTKCIVKE